A genomic window from Prunus dulcis unplaced genomic scaffold, ALMONDv2, whole genome shotgun sequence includes:
- the LOC117613242 gene encoding mitotic spindle checkpoint protein MAD2 — translation MASRTATKDIITLRGSAAIVSEFFGYSANSILYNRGVYPEESFVKVKKYGLPMLLTQDEGLKSFIANLTAQLSEWLESGKLQRVVLVILSKATNEVLERWNFSIETDNEVVEKGESREKSDKEIMREIQAIMRQIASSITYLPCLDEACVFDVLAYTDKDLAVPFTWVESDPKLIANPQIVKLHSFDTKIHKVDTLVSYKNDEWDEQ, via the exons ATGGCTTCAAGAACTGCGACCAAAGACATTATCACTCTACGTGGTTCAGCGGCTATCGTCAGCGAGTTCTTCG GATATTCAGCGAACAG tattCTGTACAATCGAGGAGTGTATCCTGAAGAAAGCTTTGTAAAGGTGAAGAAATATGGGCTGCCCATGTTGCTTACTCAAGATGAAGGCCTCAAATCCTTCATCGCCAACCTAACTGCTCAGCTTTCTG AATGGCTGGAATCTGGCAAGTTACAGAGAGTTGTTCTGGTCATACTGAGCAAGGCGACTAATGAGGTTCTAGAGAGGTGGAACTTCAGCATTGAGACTGACAATGAGGTCGTTGAGAAGGG GGAGTCGAGGGAAAAGAGTGACAAGGAAATCATGAGGGAGATTCAAGCAATCATGAGGCAGATTGCTTCAAGCATTACTTACTTGCCGTGCCTTGATGAAGCCT GTGTGTTTGATGTTTTGGCGTACACGGATAAAGATCTTGCAGTCCCATTCACTTGGGTCGAGAGTGACCCCAAACTGATTGCAAATCCACAAATTGTGAAATTGCATTCCTTTGACACCAAG ATTCACAAGGTTGACACTCTAGTGTCCTACAAGAATGACGAATGGGATGAGCAGTAG